One Zootoca vivipara chromosome 9, rZooViv1.1, whole genome shotgun sequence DNA window includes the following coding sequences:
- the ERV3-1 gene encoding endogenous retrovirus group 3 member 1 Env polyprotein, which translates to MTEMWEEPWNHWRWWVGVVCAALIIYMVTYFCWHEKDRICGRRRGARIPPGVLALICLSIPHIPTQATLPGQAESQCMECIQSTRTGHRITQTLMYYNVAPDCIQQLDPCVHNKTQYYRCIVEGNKTECYEPLAVGPVTSSIYVYGYKGGTANRAGERTNMFQIAQNRQGYIAHNTTRGAGKVMVCFDACLAINKGQGPNGNAGIGCGNHGWERSYLQDRKYLFKHIKGGNVGAGSGTYNYWYTEGVKMQLSYKGPEGINLTQGAASTDCSAGHCNPVCLWAKEMPSTKPKIIHVGLGIDGTGKDPYGYLVIQIHTTKVTKKPITVFEDFEEEIQHLNALPLPPKAHNMFLSLAETIAKELTVKNCFVCGGTNMGDQWPWVAHEVNYTEIYLSQNNYTYNHPGKEIWQISNNVVGMECFVRNVTSRSNGTQVGNLPCMGQWEGKNWWGHNNKTWPTPLGKIRQMGFLLDPENRTLEWTTPLGFYWACGEYAYNRLPPDWVGSCVLATLRPSFFLLPLHTKARLGVPVYDEIGPRRRRAIQIGNWLDTEWPPERIIQYYGPATWANDGTAGSFGRDPIYLLNRIIRLQAVVEIITNDTAAALTKLAKESAKSRTYIMQNRLALDYLLAKEGGVCGKFNLTNCCIEIDDSGKVVKDIADRMVKLAHVPVQTWDGFNFKDMFSTWFPKLPGLQAIVALIGLIAAGCVLIPCILPIFVRAINNSLALLAERKVHTHLMTMRYTAVPTREDEDNQSGVGHELLCEFETRYKKRGDCEKD; encoded by the coding sequence ATGACGGAGATGTGGGAAGAACCCTGGAACCATTGGCGGTGGTGGGTAGGGGTGGTGTGCGCTGCATTAATAATATATATGGTCACTTACTTTTGTTGGCATGAAAAAGACAGAATATGTGGAAGACGAAGGGGTGCCCGGATACCGCCGGGGGTGCTAGCACTGATCTGTCTATCTATTCCACACATCCCCACCCAAGCAACCCTGCCCGGTCAGGCAGAATCCCAATGCATGGAATGTATCCAATCCACTAGGACAGGCCACAGGATTACCCAGACTCTCATGTACTATAACGTAGCCCCAGACTGTATTCAACAGTTGGACCCTTGTGTGCACAATAAGACACAGTATTATAGATGCATAGTTGAAGGAAATAAGACAGAGTGTTATGAGCCCCTTGCAGTAGGTCCTGTAACGTCCAGTATATACGTATATGGATACAAGGGAGGAACGGCTAATAGAGCCGGGGAAAGAACAAACATGTTCCAGATAGCCCAAAACAGGCAGGGATACATAGCACATAACACCACAAGGGGAGCCGGGAAGGTTATGGTCTGCTTTGATGCCTGTTTAGCAATAAACAAAGGCCAAGGACCAAATGGGAACGCCGGAATTGGGTGTGGAAATCACGGATGGGAACGATCCTATTTACAAGACAGAAAATATCTTTTCAAACATATTAAAGGAGGAAACGTGGGCGCTGGGAGTGGAACTTACAATTATTGGTACACGGAAGGGgttaaaatgcagcttagttaCAAAGGACCAGAAGGAATCAATTTAACACAAGGAGCAGCTTCCACCGACTGCTCGGCCGGACATTGCAACCCGGTTTGTTTATGGGCAAAAGAAATGCCCTCCACTAAACCAAAAATCATTCATGTGGGCTTAGGGATAGATGGGACAGGTAAGGACCCTTATGGATATTTAGTTATCCAAATACATACAACCAAGGTCACTAAGAAGCCTATTACAGTGTTTGAAGATTTTGAGGAAGAAATTCAGCATCTAAATGCCCTCCCCTTACCCCCTAAGGCACACAATATGTTTTTGAGTCTGGCAGAGACCATTGCAAAGGAATTAACAGTGAAAAATTGCTTTGTATGTGGGGGGACCAATATGGGAGACCAATGGCCTTGGGTTGCGCATGAGGTGAATTATACAGAGATATATCTTTCCCAAAATAATTATACTTATAATCACCCTGGGAAAGAAATTTGGCAAATATCGAACAATGTGGTAGGGATGGAGTGTTTCGTTAGGAACGTGACTTCAAGATCAAATGGGACGCAGGTAGGGAATCTCCCCTGTATGGGACAATGGGAAGGAAAGAACTGGTGGGGCCATAATAATAAAACCTGGCCCACTCCCCTTGGAAAAATAAGACAGATGGGGTTTCTGTTGGACCCAGAAAATAGGACTCTAGAATGGACCACCCCGTTAGGATTCTACTGGGCATGCGGGGAATATGCATATAATCGGCTGCCCCCGGATTGGGTAGGCTCGTGTGTCCTGGCAACGCTGAGACCCAGTTTCTTTCTACTTCCCTTGCATACCAAAGCAAGATTAGGGGTGCCAGTCTACGATGAGATAGGACCTCGAAGGAGACGGGCAATTCAGATAGGAAATTGGTTAGACACGGAGTGGCCCCCGGAAAGGATAATTCAATATTATGGACCAGCTACTTGGGCAAATGATGGCACTgcaggctcctttgggagggacCCCATATATCTACTTAATCGCATAATCCGCCTGCAAGCAGTAGTAGAGATAATTACTAATGACACTGCAGCCGCCCTGACAAAGTTAGCAAAAGAGAGTGCTAAGAGCCGCACCTATATTATGCAGAATAGATTAGCCCTGGATTATTTATTGGCAAAAGAGGGCGGGGTCTGTGGAAAATTCAATCTGACCAATTGTTGTATAGAAATAGATGATAGTGGAAAAGTGGTAAAGGATATAGCTGATAGAATGGTTAAATTAGCTCATGTGCCGGTCCAAACGTGGGATGGATTCAATTTTAAGGACATGTTCAGTACCTGGTTTCCAAAATTACCAGGACTACAGGCAATTGTAGCCCTCATTGGACTAATAGCAGCAGGGTGCGTCCTGATCCCGTGCATATTGCCCATCTTTGTCCGAGCTATTAATAATTCACTGGCTCTATTAGCAGAGAGAAAAGTACATACACATTTGATGACAATGAGGTATACGGCAGTTCCCACCAGGGAGGATGAGGATAATCAAAGCGGAGTGGGACATGAGTTATTATGTGAGTTTGAGACAAGatacaaaaagaggggggattgtgAGAAAGACTAA